In one Lolium rigidum isolate FL_2022 chromosome 3, APGP_CSIRO_Lrig_0.1, whole genome shotgun sequence genomic region, the following are encoded:
- the LOC124698105 gene encoding pathogenesis-related protein 1-like has product MASTNSWTIEIESPVAAHRLFRAGVMDWHTLAPKLAPQIVDSAHPVEGEGSIGSVRQFNFTSAMPFSFMKEKLDFVDAEKCECKSTLIEGGGIGTAIETATSHIKVETMASGGSVVKVESTYKLLPDVEVKDEITKAKDSVTKIFKGAEAFLMANPDAYN; this is encoded by the exons AtggcctccaccaacagctgGACCATCGAGATTGAGTCGCCGGTGGCCGCGCATCGCCTGTTCCGTGCCGGCGTCATGGACTGGCACACCCTTGCACCCAAGCTTGCTCCCCAGATCGTGGACAGCGCCCACCCTGTCGAGGGAGAAGGCAGCATCGGTAGCGTCAGGCAGTTCAACTTTACCTCAG CAATGCCCTTTAGCTTCATGAAGGAGAAGCTCGACTTTGTGGATGCGGAGAAGTGCGAGTGCAAGTCAACCCTCATCGAGGGTGGCGGCATCGGCACGGCGATTGAGACAGCCACGTCGCACATCAAGGTGGAGACAATGGCCAGTGGTGGAAGTGTGGTGAAGGTGGAATCAACTTACAAGCTGCTGCCGGACGTGGAAGTGAAGGACGAGATCACCAAGGCCAAGGACTCCGTCACCAAAATCTTCAAGGGCGCTGAGGCTTTCCTCATGGCCAACCCTGATGCCTACAACTAA
- the LOC124695428 gene encoding pathogenesis-related protein 1-like, translating to MVFPYVCFGSLQITAPSRYSRALDRLVPDIITSAHPVEGEGNIGSVRQFNFTSVPPFSFMKEKLDFVDAEKCECKSTLIEGGGIGTSTETTTLHIKVKPTAICGSVVKVELNYKLPLGVEVKEEISKAKNSVTIIFKGVEAYLVANQDAYN from the exons ATGGTGTTTCCATATGTGTGTTTTGGTTCGCTCCAAATAACTGCTCCCAGCCGTTACAGCAGAGCACTGGACAGG CTTGTTCCTGACATCATCACCAGCGCCCACCCCGTCGAGGGAGAAGGCAACATCGGCAGCGTCAGGCAATTTAACTTCACCT CGGTGCCACCCTTCAGCTTCATGAAGGAGAAGCTTGACTTCGTGGATGCTGAGAAGTGTGAGTGCAAGTCGACCCTCATCGAGGGTGGTGGTATTGGCACATCGACTGAGACAACCACGTTGCACATCAAGGTGAAGCCGACAGCCATCTGTGGGAGTGTGGTGAAGGTGGAATTAAATTACAAGCTGCCGCTAGGCGTGGAAGTGAAGGAGGAAATCAGTAAGGCCAAGAACTCTGTCACCATCATCTTCAAGGGCGTTGAGGCCTATCTCGTCGCCAATCAGGATGCCTACAATTAA